A stretch of the Clostridiales bacterium genome encodes the following:
- a CDS encoding flavin reductase family protein → MKYAYREMPENLKGTYADISRNWGFCWKEFVMSVPSPLFLVTTYKSNGLPNASMQSWSTFTCANRGSGYYALLGSVNKNGHLYRTLQETKEAVINFMSAEAHAACMATIHNNEFDKDEIAASGLTAEKADWVNAPTVKECFMNLECRYVWEKEIVPGDDHVIICLEVLGGHIDEEHLADRIGENGLLYNIHYQMNPEHPGKTGHDYAAVLQRKVDVGEY, encoded by the coding sequence ATGAAATACGCATACCGGGAAATGCCGGAAAACCTGAAAGGAACTTATGCCGATATCTCCAGGAACTGGGGCTTCTGCTGGAAGGAATTTGTGATGAGTGTGCCGTCGCCGCTGTTCCTGGTAACCACCTATAAATCGAACGGCCTGCCGAATGCGAGCATGCAGTCCTGGTCCACGTTCACCTGCGCAAACCGCGGCAGCGGTTACTACGCGCTCCTTGGCAGCGTGAACAAAAACGGCCATCTGTACCGGACACTGCAGGAAACAAAGGAAGCCGTGATCAATTTCATGTCGGCGGAAGCACATGCCGCCTGTATGGCTACCATCCACAACAATGAATTTGATAAAGATGAGATTGCCGCATCCGGGCTGACCGCGGAGAAGGCGGACTGGGTGAATGCTCCGACGGTAAAGGAATGCTTTATGAACCTGGAATGCCGGTATGTATGGGAGAAGGAAATCGTACCGGGGGATGACCATGTGATAATCTGCCTGGAAGTGCTGGGCGGACACATTGATGAGGAGCACCTGGCGGACCGGATCGGCGAAAACGGCCTCCTGTACAATATCCACTACCAGATGAATCCCGAGCATCCCGGGAAAACGGGGCATGATTACGCGGCGGTTCTGCAGCGGAAAGTCGATGTCGGGGAATACTGA
- a CDS encoding GNAT family N-acetyltransferase, protein MISRAKPEQAGEIHDVVVSTISEIYPKYYTKEVVEFFIGYHSPERIREDISAGKVYIAEENGRIAGTGTINGDNIERVYVRPEYRGKGIGSALMDYMEGEILKDHEAVVVESSLPAGEFYRKRKYIQVKHMDYPVENGKILCYEVMRKTGKP, encoded by the coding sequence ATGATCAGCAGGGCAAAGCCTGAACAGGCCGGGGAGATCCACGACGTTGTGGTTTCCACGATATCGGAGATTTACCCGAAGTATTACACCAAAGAAGTGGTGGAGTTTTTCATCGGTTACCACAGCCCGGAACGGATCCGGGAGGACATTTCAGCCGGAAAAGTATATATCGCCGAAGAGAACGGCAGGATCGCCGGCACCGGGACGATTAACGGGGACAATATCGAGCGGGTATATGTGCGGCCGGAGTACCGGGGAAAAGGAATCGGCTCCGCCCTCATGGATTATATGGAAGGCGAGATCCTGAAGGACCATGAGGCGGTGGTGGTGGAATCCTCCCTGCCGGCCGGAGAGTTCTACCGGAAACGGAAATATATCCAGGTAAAGCATATGGACTATCCCGTCGAAAACGGGAAGATCCTGTGCTATGAGGTGATGCGGAAAACGGGGAAACCGTAA
- a CDS encoding pyridoxamine kinase, whose translation MKRILTIQDISCFGKCSLTVALPLLSAMGIETAILPTAVLSTHTLFKGFTCKDLSDQLVPITDHWKREGITFDAIYTGYLGTEEEIDTVIGIIREFRNENTLVIVDPAMGDNGRLYAAFDEHYAKKNADLCAVADIIDPNITEAAFMTGLPYREEYSEDYIREMLLALAKLGTKTPILTGVSLGEGKTGAMGYDSETKTFFNYQNDRVPAAYHGTGDIFSSVLAGAFVLGISRAEALKIAADYTALTIAETLKNPGNPWYGVDFEATIPALADMLKQAGK comes from the coding sequence ATGAAACGGATACTGACCATTCAGGATATCTCCTGCTTCGGGAAATGTTCCCTGACGGTGGCGCTGCCGCTGCTGTCTGCCATGGGAATTGAAACGGCGATCCTGCCGACCGCTGTGCTCAGCACGCACACGCTGTTCAAGGGCTTCACCTGCAAGGACCTTTCCGACCAGCTGGTGCCCATCACCGACCACTGGAAGCGGGAGGGGATCACTTTCGACGCGATCTATACCGGATACCTGGGCACGGAAGAGGAAATCGACACGGTGATCGGCATCATCCGGGAATTCCGGAATGAGAACACCCTGGTGATCGTGGATCCGGCGATGGGGGACAACGGCCGGCTGTATGCCGCCTTTGACGAGCACTACGCGAAAAAGAACGCGGATCTCTGCGCGGTGGCGGACATCATTGACCCGAACATTACGGAAGCCGCCTTCATGACCGGGCTGCCGTACCGGGAGGAATATTCTGAAGACTATATCCGGGAGATGCTGCTGGCGCTGGCGAAGCTCGGAACGAAAACGCCGATCCTCACCGGGGTTTCCCTGGGGGAAGGCAAAACCGGCGCGATGGGGTATGATTCCGAAACGAAGACGTTCTTCAACTACCAGAACGACCGGGTTCCGGCGGCGTACCACGGGACGGGGGATATCTTCTCCAGCGTCCTGGCCGGCGCGTTTGTGCTGGGGATCAGCCGGGCAGAGGCCCTGAAGATCGCCGCGGACTACACAGCGCTGACCATTGCGGAAACGCTGAAGAACCCGGGGAACCCCTGGTACGGGGTGGACTTTGAGGCCACCATTCCGGCACTGGCGGATATGCTGAAGCAGGCCGGGAAATAA
- a CDS encoding NUDIX domain-containing protein, with amino-acid sequence MDSWVETKQLPVHFVSAAGLVWKDGKVLLIRSQRRGWEIPGGVVEQGEIILDGLKREIREESGVEAEPRCLGGIYQRLNLKPGFGPLEGMMIPTTVNLFFVCDYVAGTPGPSEEALEAGWFTPEEARERVTSPHIRKALTDMLDCDGKVSFSAFIRNEDGSNTQVSEEYIG; translated from the coding sequence ATGGACAGCTGGGTGGAAACGAAGCAGCTTCCGGTGCACTTTGTATCGGCCGCGGGGCTGGTATGGAAGGACGGCAAGGTCCTGCTGATCCGCTCGCAGCGGCGGGGATGGGAGATCCCCGGCGGCGTGGTGGAGCAGGGGGAAATTATCCTGGACGGCCTGAAGCGGGAGATCCGGGAGGAAAGCGGCGTGGAAGCCGAACCGCGGTGCCTGGGCGGCATCTACCAGCGGCTGAACCTGAAGCCGGGATTCGGCCCGCTGGAGGGAATGATGATCCCGACCACGGTGAATCTGTTTTTTGTCTGCGATTATGTCGCCGGAACGCCAGGCCCGTCCGAAGAGGCCCTGGAGGCGGGATGGTTCACGCCGGAGGAAGCGCGGGAGCGGGTGACTTCCCCGCACATCCGGAAGGCGCTGACGGATATGCTGGACTGTGACGGGAAGGTGTCTTTCAGCGCGTTCATCCGGAATGAGGACGGATCCAATACCCAGGTCAGCGAGGAATATATCGGATAA
- a CDS encoding aminotransferase class I/II-fold pyridoxal phosphate-dependent enzyme, with product MGKYLYDQSRAPIYEALERFRGMRVVPFDVPGHKHGKGNPELTAFLGEKCVGVDVNSMKPLDNLCHPVSVIREAEVLAADAFGAANAFLMVGGTTSSVQSMVLSCCKRGDKIILPRNVHRSVINALVLCGAVPVYVNPDVDRQLGISLGMSVEQVRKAIRENPDAVAVLVNNPTYYGVCSDLRTIVKLAHEADMMCLADEAHGTHFYFGDGMPVTAMEAGADMAAVSMHKSGGSLTQSSLLLTGKRVNAGHVRQIINLTQTTSGSYLLMSSLDISRRNLAQRGKTVFRKVAEMAEYAREEINAVGGYYAYGRELINGDSIFDFDPTKLSVHTRNIGLAGIEVYDILRDEYDIQIEFGDIGNILAYLSIGDRMQELERLVCALAEIKRRYMKDPNGLLSQEYIAPEVVYSPQDAFYADKKSVPLAESAGYICSEFVMCYPPGIPILAPGERITGEILDYIVYAKAKGCSLTGPEDPNIEHINIIREEAKSTWNSGSVNATLRTSSIA from the coding sequence ATGGGGAAGTACTTGTACGACCAGTCCCGGGCGCCGATCTATGAGGCGCTGGAGCGCTTCCGCGGGATGCGGGTGGTGCCCTTTGACGTGCCGGGACACAAGCATGGCAAGGGCAATCCGGAGCTGACGGCTTTCCTGGGAGAGAAGTGCGTCGGCGTGGACGTGAACAGCATGAAGCCGCTGGACAACCTGTGCCATCCGGTATCGGTGATCCGGGAGGCGGAGGTCCTGGCCGCGGACGCCTTCGGCGCGGCAAATGCCTTCCTGATGGTGGGCGGAACCACCAGCTCGGTGCAGAGCATGGTGCTCTCCTGCTGTAAGCGGGGGGACAAGATCATCCTGCCGCGAAACGTGCACCGCAGCGTGATCAATGCCCTGGTGCTGTGCGGCGCCGTGCCGGTGTATGTGAACCCGGACGTGGACCGGCAACTGGGCATCTCCCTGGGCATGAGTGTGGAGCAGGTGCGGAAGGCGATCCGGGAGAACCCGGACGCGGTGGCCGTGCTGGTGAACAATCCGACGTATTACGGCGTCTGCAGCGACCTGCGGACGATTGTGAAGCTGGCGCATGAGGCCGACATGATGTGCCTGGCGGACGAGGCCCACGGAACGCACTTCTATTTCGGCGACGGCATGCCCGTGACTGCCATGGAAGCGGGGGCGGACATGGCTGCGGTTTCCATGCACAAGAGCGGCGGAAGCCTTACCCAGTCCAGCCTGCTGCTGACCGGGAAGCGTGTGAACGCCGGGCATGTGCGGCAGATCATTAACCTGACGCAGACCACCTCCGGCAGTTACCTGCTGATGTCCAGCCTGGATATCAGCCGGCGGAACCTGGCGCAGCGCGGCAAAACCGTGTTCCGCAAAGTGGCGGAGATGGCGGAATACGCCCGGGAGGAAATCAATGCGGTCGGCGGGTACTACGCCTACGGCCGGGAGCTGATCAACGGGGATTCCATCTTTGATTTTGACCCCACCAAGCTGAGCGTGCATACGCGGAACATCGGCCTGGCGGGCATCGAGGTATATGATATCCTGCGGGATGAGTATGATATCCAGATCGAGTTCGGGGATATCGGCAACATCCTGGCGTACCTGTCCATCGGCGACCGGATGCAGGAGCTGGAGCGGCTGGTGTGCGCGCTGGCGGAGATCAAGCGGCGGTATATGAAAGACCCCAACGGCCTGCTGAGCCAGGAATATATCGCGCCTGAGGTGGTGTACAGCCCGCAGGACGCGTTCTACGCCGACAAGAAGAGCGTCCCGCTGGCGGAAAGCGCCGGGTATATCTGCAGTGAGTTTGTGATGTGCTACCCGCCGGGAATCCCGATCCTGGCGCCCGGCGAGCGGATTACCGGGGAAATCCTGGACTATATCGTCTACGCCAAGGCGAAGGGATGCTCCCTGACAGGCCCGGAGGATCCGAACATTGAGCATATCAACATCATCCGGGAGGAGGCGAAGAGCACATGGAACTCTGGTTCAGTGAATGCCACGCTCCGGACGTCAAGCATAGCCTGA
- the speE gene encoding polyamine aminopropyltransferase, with the protein MELWFSECHAPDVKHSLRVNRHLYSGKSEYQQIDIFDTPEFGRVLALDGNVMLTERDEFIYDEMITHIPMSVHKNVKDILVIGAGDGGVVKELTRYDTVERIDLVEMDGQVIEACRTYLPENACKLDDSRVHIYFDNALRFIRRCTDEYDLIIVDSNDPFGPSEGYFTREFYGICYNALHEDGIMVNQQGSPFYKHDAEAMQRSHKRIVNTFPISRVYQAHIPTYAAGYWLFGFASKKYHPIDDFDEEHWKSLHLSTKYYTTKLHIGSFYLPAYLEKMLEEVEA; encoded by the coding sequence ATGGAACTCTGGTTCAGTGAATGCCACGCTCCGGACGTCAAGCATAGCCTGAGGGTGAACCGCCACCTGTATTCCGGGAAGAGCGAGTACCAGCAGATCGATATCTTCGATACCCCGGAATTCGGGCGGGTGCTGGCCCTGGACGGCAATGTGATGCTGACGGAGCGGGACGAGTTTATCTACGACGAAATGATCACGCACATCCCGATGTCCGTCCATAAGAACGTAAAGGATATCCTGGTGATCGGCGCCGGGGACGGCGGCGTGGTGAAGGAGCTGACCCGGTATGATACCGTGGAGCGGATCGACCTGGTGGAGATGGACGGCCAGGTGATCGAGGCCTGCCGGACCTACCTGCCGGAGAACGCGTGCAAGCTGGATGACAGCCGGGTACACATTTACTTTGACAACGCGCTCCGGTTTATCCGCCGGTGCACGGATGAGTACGACCTGATCATCGTGGACTCCAATGATCCCTTCGGTCCCTCCGAGGGCTACTTCACCCGGGAGTTTTACGGTATCTGCTACAACGCCCTGCACGAGGACGGCATCATGGTGAACCAGCAGGGCAGCCCGTTCTACAAGCATGACGCGGAAGCCATGCAGCGGAGCCACAAGCGGATCGTGAACACCTTCCCGATCAGCCGGGTGTACCAGGCGCATATCCCGACCTACGCGGCGGGCTACTGGCTGTTCGGCTTCGCGAGCAAGAAGTACCATCCGATCGATGATTTCGATGAGGAGCACTGGAAGAGCCTGCACCTGAGCACGAAGTACTACACGACGAAGCTGCACATCGGCTCGTTTTACCTGCCGGCCTACCTGGAGAAGATGCTGGAGGAGGTGGAAGCATGA
- the speB gene encoding agmatinase: MKKNIETFIGCDADYESAKIAVFGAPFDSTTSFRPGARFGSSAIRHESFGLETYSPYQDKDLADIRVFDCGDLELCFGSAEAALRDIEEKAGEILADGKLPFLIGGEHLVTLGAVRAAVRKYPDLHIIHFDAHADLRDDYLGAQLSHACVMRRCHELTGDGRIHQFCIRSGEKAEFTFAAAHTDIHKFTFDGLEELAGKLAAENTPVYLTVDLDCLDPSLFCGTGTPEAGGVRFTELLEAILEVSKTNIVGADVNELAPMLDASGASTAAACKVVREMLLAIYR, from the coding sequence ATGAAGAAGAACATTGAAACCTTTATAGGCTGCGACGCAGATTACGAAAGCGCGAAGATCGCGGTGTTCGGCGCACCCTTTGATTCCACCACCAGTTTCCGGCCCGGCGCGCGGTTCGGCTCTTCCGCCATCCGCCACGAAAGCTTCGGCCTGGAAACCTACAGCCCCTACCAGGATAAGGACCTGGCGGATATCCGGGTGTTTGACTGCGGGGACCTGGAGCTGTGCTTCGGCTCGGCGGAAGCGGCTCTGCGGGACATTGAGGAAAAGGCCGGGGAAATCCTGGCGGACGGCAAGCTGCCGTTCCTTATCGGCGGGGAGCATCTGGTGACCCTGGGCGCAGTGCGGGCGGCGGTCCGGAAATACCCGGACCTGCACATCATCCACTTTGATGCACACGCGGACCTGCGGGATGACTACCTGGGTGCGCAGCTCAGCCACGCCTGCGTGATGCGGCGGTGCCACGAGCTGACCGGCGACGGGCGGATCCACCAGTTCTGCATCCGCAGCGGGGAGAAGGCGGAGTTCACCTTTGCCGCAGCGCATACGGACATACATAAGTTCACCTTTGACGGCCTGGAGGAGCTGGCCGGGAAACTGGCGGCGGAGAACACGCCGGTGTATCTGACGGTGGACCTGGACTGCCTGGATCCGTCCCTCTTCTGCGGAACGGGCACGCCGGAAGCCGGCGGCGTCCGGTTCACGGAGCTGCTGGAGGCAATCCTGGAAGTCAGCAAAACCAACATTGTGGGCGCGGACGTGAACGAACTGGCGCCCATGCTGGACGCCAGCGGCGCGTCCACGGCGGCGGCCTGCAAAGTCGTGCGGGAAATGCTGCTGGCAATTTACAGATAA
- a CDS encoding saccharopine dehydrogenase family protein, translating into MSRVLVIGCGGVASVAIRKCCQADDVFTELCIASRTKSKCDALAASLVGKTKTKITTAQVDADDVEQLKALINGYKPDLVMNIALPYQDLTIMDACLACGVNYMDTANYEPEDTDDPEWRAIYEKRCKEKGFSAYFDYSWQWAYREKFEQAGLTALLGCGFDPGVTQAYCAYAKKHEFDTIDTIDILDCNGGDHGYAFATNFNPEVNLREVSAPGSYMENGRWVEIPAMSIKREYDFEDVGPKDMYLLHHEEIESLAVNIPEVKRIRFFMTFGQSYLTHMRCLENVGMLSTTPVNFEGHEIVPIKFLKALLPDPASLGPRTHGKTNIGCIFTGKKDGQEKKYYIYNVCDHQECYREVESQAISYTTGVPAMCGAMMLLTGKWNKPGVYTVEEFDPDPFLDALDRFGLPRRENWNPVLVD; encoded by the coding sequence ATGAGCAGGGTACTGGTAATCGGATGCGGCGGGGTGGCCAGTGTGGCCATCCGGAAGTGCTGCCAGGCGGATGATGTGTTTACGGAGCTGTGCATTGCCAGCCGGACGAAGTCCAAGTGCGACGCGCTGGCGGCGTCCCTGGTGGGAAAGACGAAAACGAAAATCACCACCGCGCAGGTGGACGCGGACGACGTGGAACAGCTGAAGGCGCTGATCAACGGTTATAAGCCGGACCTGGTGATGAACATCGCGCTGCCGTACCAGGATCTCACGATCATGGATGCGTGCCTGGCCTGCGGCGTGAACTATATGGATACCGCGAATTATGAGCCCGAGGATACGGACGATCCGGAATGGCGCGCCATCTATGAGAAACGGTGCAAAGAGAAGGGTTTCTCCGCCTATTTCGACTACAGCTGGCAGTGGGCGTACCGCGAAAAGTTTGAGCAGGCCGGCCTGACCGCCCTGCTGGGCTGCGGCTTTGACCCCGGCGTCACGCAGGCATACTGCGCCTATGCGAAGAAGCATGAGTTCGACACCATCGACACCATCGACATCCTGGACTGCAACGGCGGCGACCACGGCTATGCCTTCGCTACCAACTTCAACCCGGAGGTTAACCTGCGGGAGGTGTCCGCGCCGGGCAGCTATATGGAAAACGGCAGATGGGTGGAAATCCCCGCGATGAGCATCAAGCGGGAATATGACTTCGAGGACGTGGGGCCGAAGGATATGTACCTGCTGCATCATGAGGAGATCGAGTCCCTGGCTGTGAACATCCCGGAGGTGAAGCGGATCCGCTTCTTCATGACCTTCGGGCAGAGCTACCTCACGCATATGCGCTGCCTGGAGAACGTGGGCATGCTTTCCACCACGCCCGTGAACTTCGAGGGCCATGAGATCGTGCCGATCAAATTCCTGAAGGCGCTGCTGCCAGATCCGGCCAGCCTGGGCCCGCGGACCCACGGCAAGACCAACATCGGCTGCATTTTCACCGGGAAAAAGGACGGGCAGGAAAAGAAATACTACATCTACAACGTCTGCGACCACCAGGAATGCTACCGCGAGGTGGAAAGCCAGGCGATCAGCTACACCACGGGTGTTCCGGCCATGTGCGGCGCGATGATGCTGCTGACGGGCAAGTGGAACAAGCCCGGTGTGTACACCGTGGAAGAGTTTGATCCCGATCCCTTCCTGGACGCGCTGGACCGCTTCGGCCTGCCCCGCCGGGAGAACTGGAATCCGGTGCTGGTGGACTGA
- the nspC gene encoding carboxynorspermidine decarboxylase, with protein sequence MENKEVFKGLAGRNAPACFAPLRTPCYIVDEKRLEENGEILAAVAEHTGCRILLAQKAFSNYDFYPLLAPYLAGTEASGLYEARLGAEEMPGKEVHVFCAAYREDEFEELLRYADHIVFNSVNQLRQFGKTAREAGKSVGLRINPECSTQEGHAIYDPCAPGSRLGVTREVWNREMTDDLLSLLDGLHFHTLCEQDADALETTLAAAEIRFGDVLPRMKWLNMGGGHHITREDYDIPRLENLLRRTREKWNLQVYLEPGEAVALNAGYLVATVLDVTENSGIRTAVLDASAACHMPDVIEMPYTPPLLNGEAEGPETGRFRLAGPTCLAGDVIGEYSLDAEPRPGDRLVFGDMAIYTTCKNNTFNGMPLPDIYAMNRDGEFTKLTGFGYEDFKGRLGSGKRE encoded by the coding sequence ATGGAAAACAAAGAAGTATTCAAAGGCCTGGCCGGCCGGAACGCGCCGGCATGCTTCGCCCCGCTCCGGACGCCGTGCTATATTGTGGATGAGAAGCGCCTGGAGGAAAACGGGGAAATCCTGGCCGCGGTGGCGGAGCATACCGGGTGTCGGATCCTGCTGGCCCAGAAGGCGTTTTCCAATTATGATTTCTATCCACTGCTGGCGCCGTACCTGGCGGGCACCGAGGCCAGCGGCCTGTATGAAGCCCGGCTGGGCGCGGAGGAAATGCCCGGGAAAGAGGTGCACGTTTTCTGCGCCGCCTACCGGGAGGACGAGTTTGAAGAACTGCTCCGGTATGCGGACCATATCGTGTTCAATTCCGTGAACCAGCTCCGGCAGTTCGGGAAAACGGCCCGGGAAGCCGGAAAGAGCGTCGGGCTCCGGATCAACCCGGAATGCTCCACCCAGGAAGGCCATGCGATCTATGATCCCTGCGCGCCGGGCAGCCGCCTGGGCGTCACGCGGGAAGTATGGAACCGGGAGATGACGGACGACCTGCTGAGCCTGCTGGACGGATTGCATTTCCACACCCTTTGTGAGCAGGACGCGGACGCGCTGGAAACTACCCTCGCGGCAGCGGAAATCCGCTTCGGCGACGTGCTGCCCCGGATGAAATGGCTGAACATGGGCGGCGGGCACCATATCACCCGGGAGGATTATGATATTCCCCGGCTGGAAAACCTGCTCCGCCGCACCCGGGAAAAGTGGAACCTGCAGGTATACCTGGAGCCCGGGGAAGCCGTGGCGCTGAACGCGGGATACCTGGTTGCCACCGTGCTGGACGTAACGGAAAACAGCGGTATCCGGACCGCGGTTCTGGATGCCAGCGCGGCCTGCCATATGCCGGATGTGATCGAAATGCCCTATACCCCGCCGCTGCTGAACGGGGAGGCGGAGGGCCCGGAGACCGGCCGGTTCCGGCTGGCCGGCCCGACCTGCCTGGCGGGTGACGTCATCGGGGAATACAGCCTGGATGCGGAACCCCGGCCGGGGGACCGCCTGGTGTTCGGCGATATGGCGATCTACACCACCTGCAAGAACAATACGTTCAACGGAATGCCCCTGCCGGACATCTATGCCATGAACCGGGACGGGGAATTCACGAAGCTGACCGGATTTGGCTATGAAGATTTCAAAGGAAGGCTCGGCAGCGGAAAAAGGGAATAA
- a CDS encoding nucleoside deaminase: protein MKYSDLSHIWKEIYQAEWESVCRGSKAIAAMITDENGEIISSGRNRIAEQDILNPRVLHAEVEAVRGLDVAKYPFVKSYTLYAALEPCPMCLGTLVMGGIRNLVVGARDDHGGAVELLEKSAFLASKHVRVTWMPQEYGDVQRGLQAIRELLFNDEPDRLARMLADFSVYNGRGVRAARKMVESGMFREKEPRDYDASFVFDRLCELIAEGDADDEPGNQ from the coding sequence ATGAAGTATTCGGATCTCAGCCATATCTGGAAGGAAATATATCAGGCGGAATGGGAGTCGGTATGCCGCGGCAGCAAAGCGATTGCCGCGATGATCACGGATGAAAACGGGGAGATTATTTCGTCGGGCAGGAACCGGATTGCGGAACAGGACATCCTGAATCCGCGGGTCCTGCACGCGGAAGTCGAAGCGGTCCGCGGCCTGGATGTCGCGAAGTATCCGTTTGTCAAATCCTATACGCTGTACGCGGCGCTGGAACCGTGCCCGATGTGCCTCGGAACGCTGGTGATGGGCGGAATCCGGAACCTGGTGGTCGGCGCCCGCGATGATCACGGCGGTGCGGTTGAGCTCCTGGAAAAAAGCGCGTTCCTGGCATCCAAGCATGTCCGGGTGACCTGGATGCCGCAGGAATACGGAGACGTCCAGCGGGGCCTGCAGGCTATCCGGGAGCTGCTGTTCAATGATGAACCGGACCGGCTTGCGAGGATGCTGGCCGACTTTTCGGTTTATAACGGCCGGGGAGTCCGGGCGGCCCGGAAGATGGTGGAATCCGGAATGTTCCGGGAGAAAGAACCCCGGGATTATGATGCTTCGTTTGTTTTTGACCGCCTGTGTGAACTGATTGCGGAGGGAGATGCGGATGATGAACCGGGAAATCAATAA
- a CDS encoding NUDIX hydrolase yields the protein MNREINKEKIETLYENRFLKCFDLQYAEGKHYYVASRRGKEDLVAKKADDEFRSMLPDAVTIAVVLHLPGNETCLLMSYEYRYPVGQFLLSPVAGLLDPEDRAAEDPLVTAAVREIREECGLQVKDTDRVYVLNPCAFSTPGMTDESNAFLCAEITLDSLDGLNQNGAEGSELFDGFELLDREQTLEIFRTGRDKHGNFFSLAAWMVLGIFLSRF from the coding sequence ATGAACCGGGAAATCAATAAGGAAAAGATCGAAACGCTGTATGAAAACCGGTTTCTGAAATGCTTTGACCTGCAGTACGCGGAGGGAAAGCATTATTATGTGGCTTCGCGGCGCGGGAAGGAAGACCTGGTCGCGAAGAAGGCGGACGATGAATTTCGCTCCATGCTGCCGGATGCCGTCACCATTGCGGTGGTGCTGCACCTGCCGGGGAATGAGACGTGCCTGCTGATGTCCTATGAATACCGCTATCCGGTGGGGCAGTTCCTGCTCAGCCCGGTGGCCGGCCTGCTGGATCCGGAGGACCGCGCGGCGGAAGATCCCCTGGTGACCGCGGCGGTCCGGGAGATCCGGGAGGAGTGCGGCCTGCAGGTGAAGGATACCGACCGGGTGTATGTGCTTAACCCGTGTGCGTTCTCCACGCCCGGCATGACGGACGAGAGCAACGCCTTCCTGTGCGCCGAAATCACGCTGGACAGCCTGGACGGCCTGAACCAGAACGGCGCGGAGGGCTCCGAGCTGTTTGACGGCTTTGAGCTGCTGGATCGGGAGCAGACCCTGGAAATTTTCCGGACCGGCCGGGACAAACACGGCAATTTCTTCTCGCTGGCCGCATGGATGGTGCTCGGCATCTTCCTGTCCCGGTTCTGA
- a CDS encoding GNAT family N-acetyltransferase: MEAMEIRALEEMAANAHVALNVMQYDGWLLRFSAGHTNRANSVSVLYPSTINTDEKIGYCERQYRAQGLPCVFKLTDADGELGALLEKRGYGIVTPTDVMILDQPEMEMPDGEITFTDLPAEEWLRAYFDFEGLTDLARRDIFRRMLEKVLVRTRYAALKLDGRIIACASSAAERGYALLQNIVVDPEYRGRGFGRTICRALLAEAAGAGTGHAYLQVVQSNIPAMRLYESLGFRKVYTYRYLKQGT, encoded by the coding sequence ATGGAAGCAATGGAAATCCGGGCGCTGGAGGAGATGGCGGCCAACGCCCATGTGGCACTGAACGTGATGCAGTATGATGGGTGGCTGCTGCGGTTTTCCGCGGGACATACCAACCGGGCCAATTCGGTCAGCGTGCTGTATCCTTCTACAATCAATACTGATGAAAAGATCGGATACTGCGAGCGGCAGTACCGCGCGCAAGGCCTGCCGTGCGTATTCAAGCTGACGGATGCGGACGGGGAACTCGGCGCGCTGCTGGAGAAGCGGGGATACGGGATCGTTACGCCGACCGATGTGATGATCCTGGACCAGCCGGAAATGGAAATGCCGGATGGGGAGATCACCTTCACTGACCTGCCGGCGGAGGAATGGCTCCGCGCTTATTTTGACTTCGAAGGGCTCACCGATCTGGCCCGGCGGGATATATTCCGCCGGATGCTGGAGAAGGTGCTGGTCCGGACCCGCTATGCGGCCCTGAAGCTGGACGGCCGGATCATTGCCTGCGCCTCGTCCGCAGCGGAGCGGGGGTATGCGCTGCTGCAGAATATTGTGGTGGATCCGGAATACCGGGGCCGCGGTTTCGGCCGGACGATCTGCCGCGCGCTGCTTGCGGAGGCGGCGGGGGCCGGAACCGGGCATGCGTACCTGCAGGTGGTGCAGTCCAACATACCGGCCATGCGGCTGTATGAAAGCCTGGGATTCCGGAAGGTATATACCTACCGGTACCTGAAACAGGGGACCTGA